acaaaacacaactatgaagaacacactatggttgaaacatccataggccatttccctttatttttgttacaattccttccaacttcaaaactcatgcttaaaccaaaattttgcaacaaacatcttccaatcctaagttcaaaaccatacttaaaacatccatttagaaaaatctaataatcaacaccaaacttttttgtaaaaaaatccaagcacttgaatcacaagttttgaccttaaatcaaaacatctccaagaatttcaaaaatcaaatcttacttctaacatattcataatatcatcctaacatcaaccatgctttaaatcatcaaactaaagtcaccaaaatcacaaaataaaatttggagtttttggttttacacttagtccaaaaacagaaacttttttctcaactagttttgataaatctcttgatctatgacttataaatatatgatcttcaaaccaaaccattacatggtttaaaaagatgtcctaaaacatatacaagcttctaattcaagatcacatagttagaaattaatcaaaacataaatttagccaagaatatccacactttggcttatctgaatatatttttacataaaatttcacatctttgaaactaacatcaaatatcttcaaaataataatatagcatgtatataagatgtttaggatcctccaataaaattatcaaagtcattagaataggtttagaccaccaaagagttaaactttctcaaaacagaaactgtttttcctcttccagtttctaagtttctaaatctaagaaaatctttcatcaaaacctttaatcatgcaaaaatcctcaaccaatagtcatatatacatgttaacaatactccataaaaatttcggaccaatatctatccattagcttggtcaaaaactccaaactataacatattctccagtttacctcccagaatgacctttctatagtttatacaatattttactgaccaaatgatcttccaatggggcaaataagatatccatgtaaactatactaaaaaaggaacaacttatatgaaggagactttatgataaaacacttaaaacagcttcgaaattggcgtgcaaaatacctcctaaaagctgtccgagagagagtgtttgatattctttcaatggaaagtgtaaatgaagataatttcatggggagaggtggctggagttgagagttgagtgtagttttctcctacccaaaatatctataaaagattatctcataatattctatccaatagtatctacaaaaaatcaacttaagatatttttatctaataatatctataaaaatcaactcaaaatatttttacccaataatattcatgaaaattacctcaagatatttctttttatccaataatatctacagttttgaacagacattttgtcaaaaaatatgaaaaaatgttattgcgccataagactttaaatagccctccgagtctaatggcacaaaccataatatattttgacacttctaactatctccaataatcaaaaacacatttctgatactatagtaaataataacactaactatgtagttagacaaaaacctatacgattaatggattcgtgaaaacttatggggttttcacgagattcctaaagttaatagaaatttcacaattgaatttctagtgggctgttacacaAAGCGTGTGTTGAGCGACCATTTTGCTATTATGGATGCCAAGCATCGCTACGGATTTCAAGAAAATCCAATAGTTTTGGTAGAAGATTTTACAATTGTCCAAATTATAAGATGAAGCAACAATGTGAATTTTTTGAGTGGATTAATCTTCAAAGTGACCAAAACAACTGCTGTAAGATGACATTGGAGTTAGCGGAATGAAGGAATGAGAGGGTACTTCATGAGCGTCTACGCATCGAACAAACTAGATTCAAATCAATGGAGAAGAAGTACAATAGAGTCTTGATTGTGTTAATTTTttcatggttttatttttttttttttgtgctgtAATTTAAGACGACTTGGTTAGTGTAATTTAAGACATGTTTTGGTTAGTTAGTGTAACTTGAAGAGATGTTTTGGTTAGTTTATGTAACTGGATGTAAATTGGTAAGTTTATGTAACTGGATGTTTTGGTTAGTTTATGTAACTGGATGAAAACGGGCTTCCAGCTTGACTCCTTTGAGGAAATTGAGTAGTTTGTGTTAGCTCACTTGCGCTTTTTATTTCCCTTACTCATTTTAGATACCACCCCCCCAAAAAGAacccaaagaagaagaagaaaaagattgtGATGCATACAGAATTGACCAAAAAATTCTGCATGTTCTCTCAGCCCTTATAATCATAAGGGTGTCGCCGGACTCCAAAAAATAACAACCTGCATGTCCTCTCAACCCTTTAAATTCTGCATGGCCTTAGCTCAATTTTCTCCATACAAAGCTTCCAATAAATACAGCTAACAAagcttccaaaaaataaaatttgttataTGCATCttccaataaataaatttaacaaagtTTCCATTTAACAAAGCTTCCCCCAAATAAAATTTAACTTAGTTTCCATTTAACAAAATTTAACAACCAagttaccaaaaaataaaatttaacaaaGCTTCCGCCCAAATAAAATTTACTAACTTAATTTCCATTTAACAAAATTTAACAACCAAGTtaccaataaacaaaatttaacaaagcttccaataaacaaaaaatttgcCAAGAACTCTACTACTAGCTCGAAATCAGCATGCCCACTCTTCCAAAGCTTCCACCCACATTACTCCCTGTCACATTAACAATAAAAGCGGATTAAATTAACAATACCGACCAATACATAATGTTAAAAGACAAATAAGTCACATACCATAAATTTTCCACTATGGATCAACGTGTTGCGATATGTTGTCAATTTTTTGCCCAAGAACCCTACATAAACAACCCAATTCGATAGCCAAATTTATTACCTTCttcaattaaaaactaaaaaatgacaaaataatcataaatcaACATTACCTCACACTTGAAAAATTGTTTTTAGCATGCCCCTCATTCTTGCAAATGTTATAGTGTCTCTTCTTCATCACATGTGTTTCTTTTGAGTTCTTCACTCTCAAAGATTTTGGACGTCCTTTTGTTGGCACCCTTGGAGGATCCTGGACCGTTTGTGAGAAGTTCGATATAACTTGACTTCCCATGTTGTGATCATCATTGGTTGGTTCGCGTGCTCGTGAACATTCTACATTATCCTCCATCTCAAGTAACTCTTTGTAAACCTTCTCTAATGCAACTGTGAGGTGATTATGTTTCTTTGCTGACTGTGACCCTAGTTCGACAATGTCGTAAAGTTGTAACATCGTTTTGATTTTTCTCATCGTAGGCTCATCTAGTCCTTCTCGAACATGCCCTTCAGGAGATGGTATGTCAGGAATTGGTTGACTCTTAGCATTAATAGTCCATCTTTCTAGCACATAATGTTGTGGCAATCTATCTAACTTCATTTTCTTGCCAAAAACACATAAGATATGCCTACAAAGAATTTCCATAAACTCCCACTTATGGCAAATACATGTTGCATGTTTTTCATCACCCTCAAGCGTCACATGGTAAAGAGGTGTTTCTTTACCGTGAGCATTGACTCCATATGTCTTGGTCTCACCCTcttttgataattttcttgCTTGGTATCGTAGACTATCGAAAAGTTCATTTTGGAAAATCATGAAGGACTTTCTTGTATAAACCATTGCCGCCTCCTCTTCAATTTTAAGAGGTGTCTTCATTATCGCCCGAGTAGATTTTGTCCTCACatccttctctttctctttgaaaTAACGTGCATCTATAGCTTTTTCATATTGTTGCACAAAGTCACTAACCATAGTGCTTGATTTGACATagtctttaaaaaatttattcatactttcACTCCTTTGAGTTGTTGACATACCAGCACAGAATATTGAACGCAAGTAAGCCGGAACCCACTTATCCCGTCGGGCATAAAGATTTTGCAGCCAACCATTTTCTCCTAACTCATACTTCACTAGTATCAAAGCTCATTCCTGCTCAAACGTCTCAGTTGTAATTGTCTCATGGATGCAATGATGGAAATCTTTTTGAAAGTCCGGATATTTGTTATATGCATGAGCATCGGGaaacttttgtaaaatatgCCACAAGCACAGTCTATGAATTGTATTCGGGAGTACCTCTCCAATGGCCTTTGCCATCGCTTTGTCATCATCGGTAATTATAGTTGAAGGAGCACGACCAAGCATTACCTCTTGCCATGTTCGTAATAACCATGTATATGATTCGGCTGTTTCACTAACTAACAGAGCACAACCAAACATAATGGTTTGATGATGGTGATTAACTCCAGAAAATGGCACAAAtggcatcttataaatattagtCAAGTACGTGGCATCAAATGTaacaacatctccaaaatactaGTATGCAGCCCTTGATCGcacatcagcccaaaaacaactTTCCATACACCCATTTTTGTCAACTTGTATGGAGAAAACAAACCCAGGTTCTTTGAGTTGTCGATCAACAAAATAAGAATATAACCTTTGtgcatctccttcttcaaaaaCTTTTCTCCTTTTGTTTCCAACGTAATTTTCAACATCCTTGCCAATACAACCAACATTAAAGTCACCACCAGATTCTTTACTCATGACCGACATAATCTTTCTTATCGGTACACCGGACTCATTCAAAGTCATAATAAGCTTTTTCTGGACTTTAGTAACTCCCATGTGTCCACGAAGAAAACTAGTACTTCTAGGTATAAGTAAAATATGGTTATGTCCAACCACAAATTTGTTGACTATCCACTTTTCACCATCCTTTTTTATTCCCATTATTGCTTTACATCCAATTTTCGTCTCAGCTGGTTCAGGGATAGTTCGATCTTGTTCTTTCCAACTTACTCGCCGAAATCCTTCTCTTGTGCATACATAGTCTACTGCACAAAGAATTTTATCATCTTTCGACAACCGAGTATGATTCGTTCTAATTGCAAAACCCTTTCGTCTTGCATATGCCTTTTAAAATGCTTGGGTGTCTTCCACATCCTCAAATAACATACCAATGAATGGCTCCGAAGGACCACTACTCGACGAGGAAATGACATTGGCTCTTCCATCCACATTGGCTCCATCTTCCACTTGGACTCCATCTTTCATATTCACAACATCTTCTAAATTCACATCTTCTAAATTCACACCACCTTGCACACTTGTGTTACTCATCAATATCTCAACTTCATCACTGTCATAACTCATTGTTTCGTCTTTTGTTACAAAGTAAGAAATAAAAGTCAGTACACGGGCTATTTCTATGGttatatttacaataaaaaaaaatatatttcatcttAATATTTGTAATACAAACTGCATATTAACAATAAGCTTAACAATAAGCTTCAGATTAAAAACAAAAGGCTTTCATCTGGTcgtatatttcatcttaaactaCATTTATATTTCAAAGCCGTGGGAAATATTTTGGTCGTATCATTTTTGCCTTCTAATGtggaatttgatttgaaatgagCTATCATTATTCTTCGACAACCAATCAAGATAGAACCTAAAGCCGTTGacccaaaaattgaaaaaccaagATAAAATAAAAGGTTTGAGGTACTACATTGTGAAGTGGCTTTATTCGGAATAAAGGCAAGGTGGAACATTTTAGAAgataatatatgtaaaataacattgtagaCTACATTAAAGTCGTGATCTCAGTCACATCCAAAGAAGGCTTTGCTTAACGACATATCTAACACTATGTTTGAGTTAAGAAAGGCCAATTATATacgacacacacacacacactaaaaGTCGTGGGTTACAGGGGAAATATTATACACATATACAGGGAAATCTAATCGGAGGTTACAGGGGAAATATTTTTGGCGTAAACAGGCCAAAAACACACAACATAATAATCAACAAACCCGCATCTAAGCGGTCCAGTCGATTCTTGGTGGAATTATGAGAAATCCAAGAGGAAAATCAGTACACCCAACAAATCCGATTTTACCCAGCTATTTTATCTCCTCTGTTAACcgattccaaaaaaaaaaccaaagtgggagaaaaaaaattacctggAGCCGTGGGAATATCGACTTCGTTGGACGACTAAATCGTGGGCAAAGCTGGTGTATTTTCAGGCACTGTGGTGGAGGTGAGAGCCTCAAAATCGTGGTGGTGGACTGGTGGAGGTGGCGTCGGGAGGTGGACGGCGCTCAGGTGGAAGGTGCTCGGGGTGAGCTTATTCAGAAACGGGGGCTGCTGCGGGGCTGTGCTTTTTCACTCGGGTTTGTAGTTGTTGTTCCCTTCAATCGTGTGTGACCGGATCTACTTCCTTTGTGGTGTAACAACTGACGTGTCTTTGTTTTATTGGCTGGCTGTTAACAGCCCGTTGTCAGCCCGACCGCTTAGAAGTGGCTTTGTAAATATAAAGATACAAAGGAAGATGGAagatccaacaaaaaaaataaaaatataaaaaatttagttacaagcacaattgtatactaatatatgcaccaatctaatatgattggtcaaaaaatagattttattaaaaataatattgatttaaattttaaatataaaataatcagtaTTAGTATGTAGATTAATACGTAACTTTACTTTAGGGTTTTATTTAcctattattatttgaattagTCAAATCTAGCCGGTGAAATTAGCTTACTATTCACTTTCTCTatcattagtttattttttgcgCACCACTAGCATCAACATTTGCatcgattttatttatttatttcacatTCTGCACTGCTTCATCTCATTTGGAGCTCAACGAGAAAATAACAAAAGTCCGTATTAGAACAAAATGGCACAAGAGTCATTCGAGAAAAGTCCTTCAAGAAGACTCtgtatattatttcttttcattgtattTCATTACAGTCACAGTGAGCATTTATACACCTTTGGAAAGAGAAGTAATTCACGTGTAGATAGATCAGACAGTGTACAATTGTTCAGGTGGTTATAAGAGAAGATTCTAGAGTATGACAGATGGCACTGCATCGTTCTTGATAGCTGTGGTGGAGTTTGTTAGGCTAGCCGTGGGCTGCTTGTGCTTGCTACTGCAGTCTGTTGGAGAATTCACAGCTGAAGGATCGAGTGCTTCAATAGCCCCCTGCGATTCAAGCGGCACTGGAGAAATGGTGAGGTTGGATCGTAGTAAGGTGAAGCGCGTAGCGGAGAGTGGCTTTGTAAAGATGTCTGCAATTTGATCTTTGCTCGAAACAAAGGAAACTTTGAGTGTTTTTGCAGCAACTTTTTCCCTAACAAAATGGTAGTCAAGTTCAACATGTTTGGTCCGCGAATGAAGAACGGGATTCATGGAGAGGTAAGTGGCACCAAGGTTATCACACCAAAGTGTTGGTGGATCAGCCAAAAAAATTCCAAGTTCGCCAAGAAGAGATTGCAGCCAAAGGAGTTCACAAGTGGTGTTGGCCACAACCTTGTATTCTGCTTCAGTAGAGGAACGGGCAGTTGTTGGTTGTTTCTTAGAGCCCCAGGAAACCAGGTGAGAGCCAAAGTAGACACAAAAACCCCCGGTGGACTTGCGATCGTCAGGGCATCCGGCCCAGTCCGCATCAGAGAAGGCAGTGAGAGTAAGAGgagaagaaacagaaaaatataAACCAAAGTGAGATGTGAGACGTAAGTAACGGAGAATACGTTTAACTGCCTGCCAATGTGAAATCCTAGGATTATGCATATACTGACAGACCTTATTAACAGCAAATGAAAGATCAGGACGGGTGAAGGAGAGGTACTGTAAGCTTCCAACAATGCTACGGTATAGTTGAGGATCCTCAAAGGAGGAACCCTCTAAAGCCGCGAGCTTTGCAGAAGGGCTCATTGGGGTGGATACTGACTTTGAGTTGTGCATGTTAGTGCATTTGAGTAAGTCAGTAATATACTTGTTTTGAGATAAAAACAGACCAGTGGTATTTCGAGAAACTTCAATGCCTAGGAAGTAATGCAGCGGTCCTAATTCCTTGACCGGAAAGGCAACACGCAGAGATGCAATTAACTGAGAAATAAGAACTTGACTAGAACCGGTGACAATAATGTCATCAACGTAAATCAGCATGTAAATGGTATCAGTAGAATTGCGAAATATAAACAGAGAAGGATCGGAAATGGAAGCAACAAAGCCAAGATACAGTAATTTGGAACTCAATTTAGAAAACCAAGCCCTAGGggcttgtttaaggccatagatTGACTTACGCAATTTGCAGACATGAGAGGGAAGATCCGGATTTGCAAACCCCGGCGGCTGATGCATGTAAACATCCTCCTCCAGATCTCCATGGAGAAAGGCATTCTGAACGTCCAACTGGTGCAGAGGCCAAGAAGATGACACGACAATGGACAAGAGAAGCCGAACGGTAATAGGTTTAATCACAGGGCTGTATGTTTCGGTAAAATCGACGCCGGCTTGCTGATGAAAGCCCTTTGCAACCAGGCGCACCTTACGGCGTTCAAGAGTCCCATCAGCACgccatttcattttcaaaacccGCTTACAGCCGAGAACATTGAAGGAGGGGGAAGGGGGAACTAGATCCCATGTATGAGTGGAGATGAGAGCATCAAACTCGGAGGACATGGCAGCACGCCACTCCAGGTATTTTGATGCCTCAGTAAAGCAGGACGGTTCTTCGGGTATGGTGGAGGAAGACGAAGTGGTGAGATGGAGGGATGGATTGGAGGTCGATTTGACCGAAGGCCAAGGTATGGTTCCATCGGTGCGAAGTAGAGGTTGGTGGATGTGATTTCGGGATCTTGTAACCATGGGATGACATGGTGGGATGGAAGAAGAAGTAGGAGGCGGCGCAGTGTTGTGATGGGAAGACTTAGACGAAACAAATGATGATGACCTAGACGAAATGGGAGAGGATGACCTAGGAGAAGACGACGCCGTGCTGTGAGTGGGAGATGATGGGCTTTGAGAGGGAAAGGAATCAGATTGGGTCAAAGGAGGAGGAGTGGACCGAGATGAATTAGCAGAGGAAGGGGCTGAAAAAGTAGAGTCCGAGAGCCTAATATCTTGCGGAATGGAAGTGGGTGAGGGATCTGGGAATATAAGACTTAGTGCAGGAAAAGAAGTTGGACGTAACGGGCTTGAAGAGGAAGTTCGTGAGGACAGAAGAGCTGTATCTGCAAAAGGAAAAATGCCTTCGTGAAACCGAACATCACGAGATGTATAGATTCGGCCCGTGGAGGGATGTAGACATAAGTACCCTTTGTGATTTGGGCTGTAGCCTATAAAGACACAAGGCTTTGATCGAAAATCCATTTTATGACGATTGAAAGGTCGTAAGTTAGGCCAGCATTGACACCCAAAAACACGAAGGAATTGATAATCAGGATCCTGAAGGAAGAGAAATTGGTATGGTGATTGATTTTGGAGGATCGGAGTAGGCATGCGATTAATCAAAAACACTGCCATGGAAAAGGCTTCGGCCCAATATTTTTGAGGGAGGGATGCATGGGCCATAAGAGATAGTCCGGTTTCCACAATATGTCTATGTCGACGTTCTACAGTGCCGTTTTGGGCATGAGAATATGGACATGTTACACGATGGGAGATGCCATGGATTTGAAAAATCTTATGTAACGGTCTAAATTCACCACCCCAATCAGTTTGTACAGAGATGATATTGGAGGAAAAGAAATTGCGTACAAAATTAAGAAAAGCAACAAAAATTTGGGAAACATTGGATTTGGATGGTAAAGGAAACAGCCAGATATATTTCGAATAATCATCAACTACAGAGAGATAAAAACGAGAACCATTAGTTGACAATTCAGGAGCAGGACCCCATATatctaaaaacaaaagataaaatgGTCTAGGAGATCGGGTAGAGGTGGGAGGATGCGGAAGTGAGTGAGATTTAGCTAAAGGACAAGCTGAACAATTTATTAACGAGCTAGAATTACTGACTGGAAGATGAAATTTCTTAATAGTAAAATTGGTGATCCGTGAGCTTGGATGACCCAAACGAGCATGCCAGTTGGGTGAGGTAGTTCTTTCGCCGATCATGGCTTGAGGGGAAACAGTGAGTGATGAAGTAGGGACACCAGTTGGCAGCTCGTACAAACCATTTCTAACATGGCCCTGGAGAAGTGGAGCTGGGTGCGcaaatccttcacaagaaaacaATCAAagtgaaattcaaaaaagaCTGAATTGTCGAGACAGAATTGACGTACAGAAAGTAAATTTTTGGTGATTAAAGGCACATGAAGAAGTTTATGAAGTAAGAAATTGCCAGATGAAGAAGCAAGATGAGCGGAACCGATGTTGTGAATGGGAAGGGAACTGCCGTCTCCAAGACTGACTTGGTCGGAACCTGTGTACGATGCAGCGTCCAAATTTAAGTTGGCAAAATCCGAGGTAAAATGATTTGTCGCTGCTGTATCCGGGAACCATATGTTGGAAGAGGAAGCCGTAGAGGGAGCAGAGCTGAAGTTGGCAGCAATTGTCTGAGGTGGAGCAGTCTGAAAAGCATGATTAAACCGATGATAACAGTTAAGTGCAGAGTGGCCTAGGCGCTGACAAACTTGACATACAGGTCCATTGCGATGTAGAAACTGAGGAGGACGACCACCACGATATCCACCACGGCCACGTCCCCTGCCTCGAGTGAAGTTTCCTCTGCCACGTCCTCCAGAGACACTGGGAGTCGCTGTTCGAACCGTGGAATTGGCTGTAATAGCAGTGCCTGAAAGAAGTGAATTAGTTTGATGTGTAAGGCGCGACTCATGATTCAGTAGATAACTGAAAACTTGAGGAGTAGATAATGGTTCGAGACGTGTGGTGAGCGACGTGACTAAGGACTCATAATCACTGCCAAGACCAGCCAATAGGTACGTAATAAATTTGGAGCTGGAGAGAGGGTGGCCCGC
This genomic interval from Carya illinoinensis cultivar Pawnee chromosome 2, C.illinoinensisPawnee_v1, whole genome shotgun sequence contains the following:
- the LOC122301883 gene encoding protein FAR1-RELATED SEQUENCE 5-like produces the protein MVSDFVQQYEKAIDARYFKEKEKDVRTKSTRAIMKTPLKIEEEAAMVYTRKSFMIFQNELFDSLRYQARKLSKEGETKTYGVNAHGKETPLYHVTLEGDEKHATCICHKWEFMEILCRHILCVFGKKMKLDRLPQHYVLERWTINAKSQPIPDIPSPEGHVREGLDEPTMRKIKTMLQLYDIVELGSQSAKKHNHLTVALEKVYKELLEMEDNVECSRAREPTNDDHNMGSQVISNFSQTVQDPPRVPTKGRPKSLRVKNSKETHVMKKRHYNICKNEGHAKNNFSSVR
- the LOC122301884 gene encoding protein FAR1-RELATED SEQUENCE 5-like; its protein translation is MSYDSDEVEILMSNTSVQGGVNLEDVNLEDVVNMKDGVQVEDGANVDGRANVISSSSSGPSEPFIVDYVCTREGFRRVSWKEQDRTIPEPAETKIGCKAIMGIKKDGEKWIVNKFVVGHNHILLIPRSTSFLRGHMGVTKVQKKLIMTLNESGVPIRKIMSVMSKESGGDFNVGCIGKDVENYVGNKRRKVFEEGDAQRLYSYFVDRQLKEPGFVFSIQVDKNGCMESCFWADVRSRAAY